The Cyclopterus lumpus isolate fCycLum1 chromosome 12, fCycLum1.pri, whole genome shotgun sequence genome window below encodes:
- the ggcx gene encoding vitamin K-dependent gamma-carboxylase — translation MEARDATAGALVSRDGEEQAAKKDTDPKNLDMPQTKSKMEKLFGFRKEDLTSWHSLVSLLNRPTDPASLGIFRCLFGLLMVIDITQERGLSHLDYKYLDGAPVCRFPLFNVVQPLPMDWMYLVYVVMFFGALGIMLGCFYRLSCLMFISTYWYIFLLDKTAWNNHSYLYGLIGFQLTFMDANRYWSIDGLRRPSIRNAHVPLWNYTLLRTQIFIVYFLAGLKKLDADWVEGYSMSYLAHHWLFDPFKVILPVELVNLLVVHGGGLILDLTAGYLLFFDATRPYAFFFVSYFHCMNSQLFSIGMFSYTMMASSPLFCYTDWPRRFFARFPAFLRAVLPLTSPDPQPSTSCVYNEIQSTSTNPQETPPVAKAPRLKLKHKLAAIFTILYITEQLFLPYSHFITQGYNNWTNGLYGYSWDMMVHSRSHQHVKITYKDGKTGEIGYLNPGVFTQSRRWKDHGDMLKQYATCLNHFLPRYNISDPEIYFDIWVSINERFQQRIFDPRVDVVKVDWSPFRPNTWLMPLLVDLSPWRTKFQEIEGSLDNQTEIVFIADFPGLHLENFVSEDLGNTSISVLQGQVNVEIVEEKKNYTLQPGEQMKVSAGAYHKVYTVSEVPSCYMYIYVNTTETALQENFTKLHDLQERVRNGTETEPLPPQLQPLIAADGDEGSEVNATDPIVQLFLKRQRRMKEVKKRREAGALERLERFAVKKYSTMRRGFLMTAIAMRNLVVGLPSLEQLTREVAFANMKEPQTEANQDERVKDEVGHGEL, via the exons ATGGAGGCGAGAGACGCAACTGCAG GAGCTCTTGTGAGCAGGGATGGAGAGGAACAAGCTGCAAAGAAGGACACTGATCCAAAAAACCTTGACATGCCACAAACCAAAAGCAAGATGGAGAAGCTCTTTGGGTTCAGGAAGGAGGACCTGACCTCCTGGCACAGCCTGGTGTCCCTCCTGAACCGCCCCACTGACCCTGCATCCCTTGGCATCTTCCGCTGCTTGTTTG GTTTGCTCATGGTTATCGACATCACGCAGGAGCGTGGCCTCAGTCACTTGGACTATAAATACCTGGATGGTGCCCCTGTGTGCCGCTTTCCCCTCTTCAATGTCGTACAGCCACTGCCGATGGATTGGATGTATCTGGTGTATGTGGTGATGTTCTTTG GTGCTTTGGGCATCATGCTTGGCTGTTTCTACCGTCTCTCCTGCCTCATGTTCATCTCGACGTACTGGTACATCTTCTTGCTGGACAAAACGGCCTGGAACAATCACTCGTACCTGTACGGCCTCATCGGGTTTCAGCTCACATTTATGGACGCCAATAGATACTG GTCAATCGATGGATTGCGGAGGCCTTCTATAAGAAATGCTCACGTGCCTCTATGGAATTACACCTTGTTGAGGACACAA ATATTTATTGTATACTTCCTCGCTGGACTCAAAAAGTTGGATGCAGATTGGGTGGAGGGCTACTCAATGTCATACCTGGCTCACCATTGGCTGTTTGATCCTTTCAA AGTGATTCTGCCTGTGGAGTTAGTAAATCTGCTGGTGGTGCATGGAGGTGGTCTTATTTTGGATCTGACAGCTGGCTACCTGCTGTTTTTTGATGCCACACGGCCTTATGcgtttttctttgtctcctacTTCCACTGTATGAACTCTCAGCTCTTCAGCATTG GGATGTTTTCCTACACAATGATGGCCAGCAGTCCCCTCTTCTGCTACACCGACTGGCCAAGAAGATTCTTTGCACGTTTCCCAGCATTCCTCAGGGCAGTCCTGCCACTCACCTCACCGGACCCTCAGCCCAGTACTTCCTGTGTTTACAATGAGATCCAAAGCACCAGCACCAATCCCCAGGAGACCCCGCCTGTCGCCAAAGCTCCcagactgaaattaaagcaCAAGCTGGCAGCCATCTTTACTATTCTCTACATCACTGAACAGCTCTTCCTGCCTTACTCCCACTTCATCACACAG GGTTACAACAACTGGACCAACGGCTTGTACGGCTACTCGTGGGACATGATGGTTCACTCCCGCAGCCATCAGCATGTAAAGATCACCTACAAAGATGGAAAAACTGGAGAAATTGGATATCTGAACCCCGGA gtgttcacaCAAAGCCGTCGCTGGAAAGACCACGGAGACATGCTGAAGCAGTATGCCACGTGCCTCAATCACTTCCTGCCCCGCTATAATATCTCTGATCCTGAAATCTACTTCGACATCTGGGTGTCCATCAATGAACGCTTCCAGCAAAG GATATTTGATCCCCGTGTGGACGTTGTGAAGGTTGATTGGTCACCTTTCCGACCAAACACATGGCTGATGCCTCTCCTGGTGGACCTCTCACCGTGGAGGACCAAGTTTCAGGAGATTGAGGGCAGTCTGGACAATCAGACGGAGATTGTCTTCATCGCCGATTTCCCAG GTTTGCACTTGGAAAACTTTGTCAGTGAGGATCTGGGCAACACCAGCATCAGTGTTTTGCAGGGCCAAGTGAATGTGGAGatagtggaggagaagaagaactaCACTCTGCAGCCTGGTGAGCAGATGAAG gtatctGCTGGGGCCTACCACAAGGTGTACACAGTGTCTGAAGTACCGTCTTGCTATATGTACATCTACGTGAACACCACAGAGACGGCCCTCCAGGAGAACTTCACCAAGCTGCATGATCTTCAGGAGCGTGTTCGCAACGGGACAG AAACcgagcctcttcctcctcagctgcAGCCTCTTATCGCCGCAGACGGTGAtgaagggtcagaggtcaatgCGACGGACCCGATTGTGCAGCTGTTCCTGAAGAGGCAACGGCGTatgaaggaggtgaagaagcgCAGGGAGGCCGGTGCACTGGAGCGACTGGAGCGCTTTGCAGTGAAGAAGTATTCTACGATGCGGAGGGG ATTCTTGATGACAGCCATCGCGATGAGAAACCTGGTGGTTGGTCTCCCTTCTCTCGAACAGCTGACAAGGGAAGTCGCCTTCGCCAACATGAAAGAACCTCAGACCGAAGCCAACCAGGACGAACGGGTGAAAGACGAAGTTGGTCATGGAGAACTTTAA